In one window of Notolabrus celidotus isolate fNotCel1 chromosome 17, fNotCel1.pri, whole genome shotgun sequence DNA:
- the rreb1a gene encoding ras-responsive element-binding protein 1: MHSGCDFCCLSFRTHRGLLRHNAGVHKLLPQDPNGRPFIQNNPSIPTGFNDLAFIDFSCKKFAHIAQVWCETNLRRCISKFHRFVCDSCDKAFPLRSALDLHKTTSHSDKPALAETQEDRDEEEEEEEEEEEAEPEERSEDMEDLPVGKSSFLEGLGLQHITKVKSGPTDDEIHQAHLDSIKVIHVEPPSSSLPQEPASAFLSGGLGLTLGLGMGGLAALSIPLLDASGSASALQGLTQRDALSLLSLQPFPTGLLLQPDGGAATGSSASAGSKPGEAGGAGIMELADIQQILKVASAAPNQMGLTLPPLAKAPGFAGGQGLVQGQKSMPPLKPKPPITPRSSLTATTPPPLQSSQQASLGCISPSLPPPTPSLFKTPSSSAGSGGQLDADCMGDAHTPLSDSPPAVSNAVHEEAGLGGRKPGAKTGSAPIAGSAKGSFPCRFCDQVFSFSGVLQAHMRFHLGILPHQCNICDYVAPDKATLIRHLRTHSGERPYVCRVCHYPFTVKANCERHLRKKHAKTSRKDIEKNIKYVTSTITANIAAGAPATTTTTTVDTETGCGGGAETTCRFCGEDLKSYRALQIHLRTHNGCQRKPFECRRCGAAFLAKRNCIHHLLKQHPEVQEREIEEHIATLLPAAQSAATVAPVRAAPVSLNGIGQPAVQAVQTVKVEDVAFPADLDQPLDFSAKGRSSQAGSPGVKLESVSPTFDCSGLDQPIDLSIPSKRQRREPAGGERKEIKTEQSGGGGVGGGGVEQQLVSKEEKTVSSLPPLHPHPQLGCYQLPPGSTPPPASLPNINNSTRAQRLKPLLPKPATTTTTTSSTSPSSSASKDLPPLASIAQIIHSVSGAPDLLKRDAGAEGKPPGGVASAQSDPAAAAPGPSAAAEAPSDTAAPAAAPAEGPSRKRSRKRPVALAVKEKASSSVGGIDLESSGEFASVEKMLATTDANKFSTYLQTGAADMGAKRDVERAAGGAEEKEEVKPAPAGGTAAAVGPQSKGKKNAYSNSVQKMTCPFCPRVFPWASSLQRHMLTHTGQKPFPCPKCDAFFSTKSNCERHLLRKHGVTNRTLRRNGSLNKKDGEEGSQESAESQSETEQHTPEGKHHSGGASSADMDSAPNADSPAPSEQEGEWSSPVSPAHKTNHGCSADGDAEQQDTHTTEQLDQQGAPETRTAAGKQTPLSSSTKVESTDDEEDCHSNKSLDLNFGKKLIDFKLSTSSAPPAQDEQPPQSSSSSSSSSSSSAPPVTTESPEKERSSSSPCSSPSVKQQPDYKHVCRICKKSFRYATTLARHERAHLTEDTPTPAPAEEDPPAKEEATTESNATAEEREEEEEEKEEEQGKETEMEEDEGGVRGGDSGESEEEEKEKEERSEEEASEPKSLEGGRVDKRKKICKVCDKRFWSLQDLTRHTRSHTGERPYQCQTCERTFTLKHSLVRHQRIHLKPRGADGASAGNDDAASEDGDSCTPTPTSTCPPSENESECGSATAGVKELEEEEEEEEEEEAEEAESATVEGEDPEPPTTRVSEEASELSDEPETQKPAAAAAAATPPTQQASETKTTTGDESSASDLKSTPDSNISKDTPSSSSSSSSPSTSPPEESSTAAPAAATDGFIQGLLEIHAKPPLEHILPNGEPPLVGAD, translated from the exons ATGCATTCTGG GTGTGATTTCTGCTGCCTGTCTTTCCGCACTCACCGCGGTCTGCTGCGTCACAATGCCGGGGTTCACAAGCTCCTCCCCCAGGACCCCAACGGGCGCCCGTTCATCCAGAACAACCCCTCCATCCCCACCGGCTTCAACGACCTCGCCTTCATCGACTTCTCCTGCAAGAAGTTCGCCCACATCGCACAG GTCTGGTGTGAGACCAACCTCCGCCGCTGCATCAGTAAGTTCCACCGCTTCGTCTGCGACTCCTGCGACAAGGCGTTCCCGCTCCGCTCGGCGCTGGACCTCCACAAAACCACCTCCCACTCCGACAAACCCGCCCTCGCTGAGACGCAGGAGGACagagacgaggaagaggaggaggaggaggaagaggaggaagctgaaccagaggagaggagcgaggaCATGGAAGACCTCCCTGTGGGGAAGTCCAGCTTCTTGGAGGGGCTCGGTCTGCAGCACATCACAAAG GTGAAGTCCGGTCCCACAGACGATGAGATCCATCAGGCTCACCTGGACAGCATCAAGGTGATCCACGTGGAGCCTCCCTCCTCCAGCCTCCCTCAGGAGCCggcctctgccttcctatctggGGGTCTGGGGCTGACTCTGGGACTCGGCATGGGGGGTCTGGCGGCCCTCAGCATCCCGCTCCTGGATGCGTCTGGCTCCGCCTCCGCCCTGCAGGGCCTCACTCAGCGTGACGCCCTCAGCCTGCTGTCCCTGCAGCCGTTCCCCACCGGCCTTCTTCTGCAGCCCGACGGGGGCGCCGCCACCGGGAGTTCGGCCTCAGCAGGATCCAAACCCGGGGAGGCGGGCGGAGCCGGGATCATGGAGCTCGCCGACATCCAGCAGATCCTCAAAGTGGCGAGCGCAGCGCCCAATCAGATGGGGCTGACCCTCCCACCGCTCGCCAAAGCTCCAGGATTCGCCGGAGGTCAGG gtctGGTCCAGGGTCAGAAGTCCATGCCTCCGTTAAAGCCCAAACCTCCCATCACCCCTCGCTCCAGCCTCACCGCCACGACCCCGCCCCCCCTGCAGAGCTCCCAGCAGGCCTCGCTGGGCTGCATCAGCCCCAGTCTGCCCCCTCCCACCCCCTCCCTCTTCAAAACCCCGTCCTCGTCAGCCGGCAGCGGAGGGCAGCTGGACGCAGACTGCATGGGCGACGCTCACACGCCTCTGTCCGACTCACCGCCAGCCGTTTCCAACGCCGTGCACGAGGAGGCGGGGCTTGGCGGGAGGAAGCCAGGAGCCAAAACAGGAAGCGCCCCCATCGCCGGCTCGGCTAAAGGCTCGTTCCCGTGCCGATTCTGCGACCAGGTGTTCTCCTTCTCCGGCGTCCTGCAGGCTCACATGCGCTTCCACCTCGGCATCCTCCCTCACCAGTGCAACATCTGCGACTACGTGGCGCCGGATAAAGCCACGCTGATCCGACACCTGCGGACGCACAGCGGCGAGCGGCCGTACGTCTGCCGGGTCTGTCATTACCCGTTCACCGTGAAGGCCAACTGTGAGCGCCACCTCAGGAAGAAACACGCCAAGACCTCGAGGAAGGACATCGAGAAAAACATCAAGTACGTCACCTCCACCATCACGGCGAACATCGCCGCGGGCGCCCCCGCGACTACGACCACGACCACCGTGGACACGGAGACGGGCTGCGGCGGCGGCGCAGAGACCACCTGCAGGTTCTGTGGCGAGGACCTGAAGAGCTACCGGGCGCTGCAGATCCACCTCCGCACGCACAACGGCTGCCAGAGGAAGCCATTCGAGTGCCGGCGCTGTGGAGCCGCCTTCCTCGCCAAACGGAACTGCATCCACCACCTGCTGAAGCAGCACCCCGAGGTGCAGGAGCGGGAGATCGAGGAGCACATCGCCACGCTGCTGCCCGCCGCTCAGTCCGCGGCCACCGTCGCCCCGGTCCGAGCTGCCCCCGTGTCTCTGAACGGGATCGGGCAGCCGGCGGTTCAGGCGGTGCAGACGGTGAAGGTGGAGGACGTGGCGTTTCCCGCCGATCTGGACCAGCCGCTCGACTTCTCCGCTAAAGGCCGCAGCAGCCAAGCGGGGTCACCCGGGGTCAAACTGGAGAGCGTCTCCCCGACCTTCGACTGCTCCGGTCTGGACCAGCCCATCGACCTGTCCATCCCCAGcaagaggcagaggagggagcCGGCGGgcggagagaggaaggagatcAAGACGGAGCAGAGCGGAGGCGGAGGCGTAGGTGGCGGCGGCGTGGAGCAGCAGCTCGTCTCAAAGGAGGAAAAGACGGTAAGCTCtctgcctcccctccaccctcaCCCACAGCTCGGCTGCTACCAGCTCCCCCCTGGATCCACCCCGCCTCCCGCCTCCCTCCCCAACATCAACAACTCCACCCGAGCCCAGCGCCTCAAACCCCTGCTCCCCAAACcggccaccaccaccaccaccacctcctccacctctccctcctcctctgccagcAAAGACCTGCCTCCTCTGGCCTCCATCGCTCAGATCATCCACTCGGTGTCCGGAGCTCCAGACCTCCTGAAGAGGGACGCGGGGGCGGAGGGGAAACCCCCGGGTGGAGTCGCCTCCGCTCAGAGTgatcctgctgcagctgcaccCGGACCATCTGCTGCCGCGGAGGCACCGAGTGACACCGCCGCCCCCGCCGCCGCTCCTGCTGAAGGACCCAGCAG GAAGCGCTCCAGGAAGCGGCCCGTCGCTCTGGCTGTGAAGGAGAAAGCGTCCAGCAGCGTTGGAGGCATCGACCTGGAGTCCAGCGGGGAGTTCGCCAGCGTGGAGAAAATGCTCGCCACCACGGACGCCAACAAGTTCAGCACGTACCTGCAGACGGGAGCCGCCGACATGGGAGCAAAGAGAG ATGTGGAgcgagcagcaggaggagccgaggagaaggaggaagtgaAGCCGGCGCCCGCAGGAGGGACGGCGGCGGCGGTGGGACCTCAGTCCAAAGGGAAGAAGAACGCTTACTCCAACTCAGTGCAGAAGATGACGTGTCCCTTCTGCCCCCGAGTGTTCCCCTGGgccagctctctgcagagacacatgctgacacacacag GTCAGAAGCCGTTCCCGTGTCCGAAGTGCGACGCCTTCTTCTCCACCAAATCAAACTGTGAGCGCCACCTGCTGAGGAAACACGGCGTCACCAACCGAACTCTGCGACGCAACGGCAGCCTCAACAAGAAGGACGGCGAGGAAGGCTCGCAGGAGAGCGCAG AGAGTCAGTCCGAGACGGAGCAACACACGCCGGAGGGAAAACACCACAGCGGTGGAGCTTCATCAGCTGACATGGACTCCGCCCCCAACGCTGACAGCCCCGCCCCATCAGAGCAAGAAGGGGAGTGGTCATCAcctgtaagccccgcccacaaaacAAACCATG GTTGCTCAGCTGATGGTGATGCAGAgcagcaggacacacacacaacagagcagctggaccagcagggggcgccagagACCAGAACAGCAGCGGGGAAACAGACTCCACTGAGCAGCAGCACCAAG GTGGAGAGCACGGACGACGAGGAGGACTGCCACAGCAACAAAAGTTTGGACCTTAACTTTGGCAAGAAGCTCATCGACTTTAAGCTCTCCACGTCGTCTGCCCCCCCCGCTCAGGACGAGCAGCCCCCtcagtcctcttcctcctcctcatcctcatcctcatcctccgcTCCTCCAGTAACCACAGAGAGCCCGGAGAAGGAGAGAagctcctcctccccctgcagCAGCCCCTCCGTCAAGCAGCAGCCAGACTACAAACACGTCTGCCGAATCTGCAAGAAGAGCTTCAGATACGCCACCACCCTCGCCCGCCACGAGAGGGCGCACCTCACCGAGGACACGCCCACTCCTGCGCCGGCGGAGGAGGACCCGCCTGCGAAAGAGGAGGCGACGACGGAGAGCAACgccacagcagaggagagggaggaggaggaggaggagaaagaggaggagcaaGGGAAGGAGAcggagatggaggaggacgaGGGAGGAGTGAGGGGAGGAGACAGCGGggagtctgaggaggaggagaaagagaaggaggagaggagcgaaGAGGAGGCGTCAGAACCAAAGAGTTTAGAGGGAGGAAGAGTcgacaagaggaagaagatcTGCAAGGTCTGCGACAAGAGATTCTGGTCTCTGCAGGACCTGACCCGACACACCCGCtcacacacag gtgagcGGCCGTATCAGTGTCAGACCTGCGAGCGGACCTTCACCCTGAAGCACAGCCTCGTTCGCCACCAAAGGATCCACCTGAAGCCCCGCGGAGCCGACGGAGCCTCGGCCGGGAACGACGACGCCGCCAGCGAGGACGGAGACTCGTGCACCCCGACGCCGACCTCCACCTGCCCGCCCTCGGAGAACGAGAGCGAGTGTGGGAGCGCCACCGCGGGGGtcaaggagctggaggaggaagaggaagaggaagaggaggaggaggcagaggaggcagaaTCAGCCACAGTGGAGGGAGAAGATCCAGAACCACCAACAACCAGAGTTTCTGAGGAGGCGTCTGAACTCTCAGACGAACCAGAGACGCAAAAacccgccgccgccgccgccgccgccacgCCTCCGACACAACAAGCTTCTGAAACAAAGACGACGACAGGCGACGAGTCCTCAGCCAGCGACCTGAAATCAACGCCTGACTCAAACATCTCCAAAgacaccccctcctcctcctcctcctcctcctcgccctcCACCTCCCCGCCCGAGGAGTCCTCGACGGCCGCCCCCGCCGCCGCCACCGACGGCTTCATCCAGGGGCTGCTGGAGATCCACGCCAAGCCCCCTCTGGAGCACATCCTGCCCAACGGGGAGCCTCCTCTGGTGGGCGCAGACTGA
- the LOC117829099 gene encoding uncharacterized protein C18orf63 translates to MSGEAHQTMFFLGLPDLRKLCCVTLTLQKQEQGEEPRSKQIKTCRELVLLYADVLASPTLDSFTEITAVMASSFFQKGILQLFGRTCSLQVGSPHCVFPGIIQACLSYSLITRLAPRWNKAGLYLISGKDFLTEAGRLNAVSLELSTTEGQLCISIEASAVRLPPPTVRKPNY, encoded by the exons atGAGTGGAGAAGCCCACCAGACCATGTTTTTCCTCGGGCTCCCGGACCTGAGGAAGCTCTGCTGCGTCACTCTGACTCTGCAGAAGCAGGAGCAGGGCGAGGAGCCGAGGAGCAAACAGATCAAGACCTGCAG AGAGCTGGTGCTGCTGTACGCTGATGTTCTGGCCTCCCCGACGCTGGACTCCTTCACTGAGATCACAGCGGTCATGGCT agctcgTTTTTCCAGAAAGGCATCCTGCAGCTTTTTGGAAGAACTTGTAGTTTACAG gttggCTCTCCTCATTGTGTGTTTCCAGGCATCATCCAGGCCTGTCTGTCCTACTCTCTGATCACCAGACTGGCTCCCAGATGGAATAAAGCCGGTCTCTACCTCATCTCTG GTAAAGACTTCCTGACTGAGGCAGGGAGGCTCAACGCTGTCA GCCTGGAGCTGAGCACCACTGAGGGACAGCTCTGCATCAGCATTGAAGCCAGCGCAGTCAGACTTCCTCCTCCGACAGTGAGGAAACCAAACTACTGA